In Sebaldella termitidis ATCC 33386, one DNA window encodes the following:
- the tpx gene encoding thiol peroxidase — MLERKGIVTFKGNPVTLVGEEVKPGDKAPDFTALKTDLSELKLSDYKGRVVILTSFPSVDTSVCALQAKRFNEEAGKLKDDVSVITISVDLPFALGRFCAAEGIENEVTVSDHRDLDFGYKYGFVVKELRLLERGIVVIDKDGIIRHVEYCKEIAEHPDYDKALEITKSLI, encoded by the coding sequence ATGTTAGAAAGAAAAGGTATCGTAACATTTAAAGGAAATCCGGTAACACTAGTGGGTGAGGAAGTAAAGCCCGGAGATAAGGCTCCAGATTTTACAGCCTTAAAAACAGATCTGTCTGAATTAAAATTAAGTGATTATAAAGGAAGAGTCGTTATATTGACATCGTTTCCATCTGTGGACACAAGTGTGTGTGCATTGCAGGCAAAAAGATTTAACGAAGAAGCAGGAAAGCTGAAAGATGATGTTTCTGTTATTACGATTTCTGTTGATCTGCCTTTTGCACTTGGAAGATTTTGTGCAGCTGAGGGAATAGAAAATGAAGTGACTGTTTCAGATCACAGAGATTTGGATTTTGGTTATAAATATGGCTTCGTGGTAAAGGAATTAAGACTCCTTGAACGTGGAATAGTAGTAATAGATAAAGATGGAATAATAAGACATGTAGAGTATTGTAAAGAAATAGCAGAGCATCCTGATTATGATAAAGCTCTGGAAATAACAAAAAGCTTAATATAA
- a CDS encoding autotransporter domain-containing protein, with the protein MNKKIMFIITLATALVSCSSSGGGEGNSGGGGTATPTPIDVTRDIPFNQEDPHSAKEAKVNKIDGTGVTVGVVDSNFDVNNIEFRDSNGKSRITKDNKYAGSTNIHGSLVSEIIGGNTIGVAPKVQIRGEAAGTICSDGSNSCIVVQRGMYDNLYNNGVRIYNQSFGVASRTIKTATKADMPLSDPVIAFYRDKASTDSLFIWAAGNSGKDEVSAEAGLPYFYPEMQKGWIAVMAVNSADGTPSDYSNKCGIAQNWCIAAVGDYDFNVRNVSGMGTSFAAPVVTGTAALVQQKYPWMNGDLIRQTILSTATDKGAKGVDAVYGWGLLNISKAVKGPALFDKRLALGDYVNVAFDNTTSTFENDISGDAGLIKAGTGKLILSGKNTYTGKNVVNGGVLEVNGQVVSEVDVQSGGTLSSNGGYINNNVVNNGGTVSSIGQGMNIQGNYTSTPEGVIVSTAGATINVGGTADLNNSILRVTAPKDDDNNPVYISKEVITENVVNAANGVTSTFGKVETPVFLQSDVIYGNDGVKLSVARRDIAEYADEAYNSDATRNNSSQNLEQVLTALDNNKGSDEFRTKIAMLQQSSSSDLAATLDSLSGQIYASAQALTFQQSQAVNRDLTNRLVMLGSMENKADIAGLWFSGIASTGKLKESGYASADTTSYGGQVGIDKNINDSTILGIALSYSDAEADFDRYGGKSKSQNFGVSLYGRYGQKEDKFYVLGRLGVGIVSSDVDREVVTGVQSENVSINHDDYVYSGYGETGYKFKLAKNFNLTPFAGISYDSVKRGSFSEDGSLLGLEADSKTYDQTSGSIGLRGEYDFEWIGGKSTILGYASWQKAFNDEDLSFEASYVGLPSEKFTVEGIGLPGDSVWTGVGVSTEVNDRWAWYANYDMQISDSDISNNVFSAGFRYNIK; encoded by the coding sequence ATGAATAAGAAAATTATGTTTATTATAACTTTGGCAACAGCTTTGGTAAGCTGTTCGAGCTCTGGCGGGGGCGAAGGAAACAGTGGCGGAGGAGGAACTGCAACACCGACTCCGATTGATGTGACTAGAGATATTCCTTTTAATCAAGAAGATCCGCATAGTGCAAAAGAAGCTAAAGTAAATAAAATAGATGGTACTGGAGTTACAGTTGGTGTAGTAGATAGTAACTTTGATGTCAATAATATCGAATTCAGAGATTCAAACGGTAAAAGCCGTATAACAAAAGACAATAAATATGCCGGAAGTACAAATATACACGGAAGCCTTGTATCGGAAATAATAGGCGGGAATACAATAGGTGTAGCTCCAAAAGTACAAATCAGGGGTGAAGCAGCAGGGACTATATGTTCTGATGGAAGTAACAGCTGTATAGTAGTGCAGAGAGGTATGTATGATAATTTATATAATAACGGTGTAAGAATATACAACCAATCATTCGGAGTAGCATCAAGAACAATAAAAACAGCTACAAAAGCTGATATGCCCTTGTCAGATCCGGTAATAGCTTTTTACAGAGATAAGGCATCAACAGACAGCCTGTTTATCTGGGCAGCAGGTAATTCGGGGAAAGACGAGGTTTCGGCAGAAGCAGGACTTCCATACTTTTATCCGGAGATGCAAAAAGGATGGATAGCAGTTATGGCTGTAAATTCTGCTGACGGAACTCCAAGCGATTATTCAAATAAATGCGGTATAGCACAGAATTGGTGTATAGCAGCAGTTGGTGATTATGACTTTAATGTAAGAAATGTTTCAGGAATGGGGACTTCATTTGCAGCACCGGTAGTAACAGGAACAGCAGCTCTGGTTCAGCAAAAATATCCGTGGATGAACGGAGACCTTATAAGACAGACAATCCTATCTACAGCCACTGATAAAGGTGCGAAAGGTGTAGATGCAGTATATGGCTGGGGACTTCTGAATATAAGCAAAGCAGTAAAAGGACCTGCACTTTTTGATAAAAGACTTGCATTAGGTGATTATGTCAATGTAGCATTTGATAATACTACTTCCACATTTGAAAATGATATATCAGGAGATGCGGGACTTATAAAAGCAGGGACAGGAAAATTAATACTCAGCGGGAAAAATACATATACAGGGAAAAACGTAGTAAACGGCGGAGTACTGGAAGTAAACGGACAGGTAGTATCGGAAGTAGATGTACAGTCTGGAGGAACTCTGTCAAGCAACGGAGGATACATAAATAATAATGTGGTTAATAACGGAGGAACTGTCAGCAGTATAGGTCAGGGAATGAATATACAGGGAAATTATACTTCTACTCCTGAAGGTGTAATAGTAAGTACAGCAGGAGCAACAATAAATGTGGGCGGAACAGCAGATTTAAATAATTCTATTTTAAGAGTAACAGCTCCTAAAGATGATGATAATAATCCAGTATACATAAGTAAAGAAGTGATAACAGAAAATGTAGTAAATGCAGCAAACGGAGTAACAAGCACATTTGGAAAAGTGGAAACACCTGTATTTCTTCAATCAGACGTTATATACGGAAATGACGGAGTAAAATTAAGTGTAGCAAGAAGAGATATAGCAGAATATGCTGATGAAGCTTATAATTCAGATGCAACAAGAAATAATTCATCACAAAATCTGGAACAGGTTTTGACAGCACTGGACAATAATAAAGGAAGCGATGAGTTTAGAACAAAAATAGCAATGCTGCAGCAGTCGTCATCATCAGATCTGGCAGCAACACTGGACAGTTTATCAGGACAGATTTATGCTTCGGCACAGGCATTAACATTTCAACAGTCGCAGGCAGTGAACAGAGACCTTACAAACAGACTGGTAATGCTTGGAAGCATGGAAAATAAGGCAGATATAGCAGGTCTATGGTTCAGCGGCATAGCATCTACAGGAAAACTAAAAGAATCGGGTTATGCTTCGGCGGATACAACATCATACGGCGGACAGGTAGGAATAGATAAGAATATAAATGACAGTACAATATTAGGTATAGCACTTTCTTACTCAGATGCAGAAGCAGATTTTGACCGATACGGAGGAAAATCAAAAAGCCAGAACTTTGGAGTATCACTTTACGGAAGATACGGTCAGAAAGAAGACAAATTCTATGTATTGGGAAGATTGGGAGTAGGAATTGTATCAAGTGATGTAGACAGAGAAGTAGTAACAGGAGTACAGAGTGAAAATGTATCAATAAATCATGATGATTATGTATATTCAGGATATGGTGAAACAGGTTATAAATTCAAATTGGCGAAAAACTTTAACTTAACACCGTTTGCAGGAATATCGTATGATTCAGTAAAAAGAGGAAGCTTTTCAGAAGACGGAAGCCTTTTGGGACTCGAAGCAGACAGCAAGACATATGATCAGACATCAGGTTCTATAGGTCTGAGAGGAGAATATGACTTTGAATGGATAGGCGGAAAAAGTACAATATTAGGATATGCATCATGGCAGAAAGCATTTAATGATGAAGATCTAAGTTTTGAGGCATCATATGTAGGACTGCCGTCAGAGAAATTCACAGTAGAGGGTATAGGACTTCCCGGAGATTCAGTATGGACAGGTGTGGGAGTAAGTACAGAAGTAAATGACAGATGGGCATGGTATGCAAACTATGATATGCAGATAAGTGACTCTGACATTTCAAACAATGTATTTTCAGCCGGGTTCAGATATAATATAAAATAA
- a CDS encoding GNAT family N-acetyltransferase has product MKMRHAKNEDLDKIMKIIDETVKEMNENGNFQWDESYPNREVFINDIKEGTLYAAVNDRDEVIGISVANFDSFEEYDNLEWKSQKSDYVIHRLAVDNVYRNEGVAAFLMENIEKEIIKKGKCYMRTDTNSKNIKAQRFFEKVGYKFVGEIKVPRLKDTFFCYEKRLCD; this is encoded by the coding sequence ATGAAAATGAGACATGCAAAAAATGAAGATCTGGACAAAATAATGAAAATTATTGACGAAACAGTAAAAGAAATGAATGAAAACGGGAATTTTCAGTGGGACGAATCATATCCAAACAGAGAAGTTTTTATAAATGATATAAAAGAGGGGACACTTTATGCTGCGGTAAATGACCGTGATGAAGTAATAGGAATCAGTGTTGCCAATTTTGATTCTTTTGAAGAATATGATAATTTGGAATGGAAATCTCAAAAAAGTGATTATGTGATACATAGACTGGCTGTAGATAATGTATACAGAAATGAAGGAGTAGCGGCTTTTTTAATGGAGAATATAGAAAAGGAAATTATTAAAAAAGGAAAATGTTACATGAGAACTGATACAAATTCTAAAAATATAAAAGCACAAAGATTTTTTGAAAAAGTGGGATATAAATTTGTCGGCGAAATAAAAGTTCCAAGATTAAAAGATACTTTTTTCTGCTATGAAAAGAGGCTTTGTGATTAA
- a CDS encoding NAD(P)/FAD-dependent oxidoreductase has translation MYTEAAVIGGGAAGFMAAVTAKANGLDIIIMERKDRVLKKVLATGNGRCNYTNINAGISNYYGEDREFARDVLEIFGPENAVDFFEKLGIVHKIEENGKVYPYSGQASAVVDALRFETQRLEIPIYTNFDVSRIKYENSLFKIFSNDGNKIITCKKLIIAAGGCSYPELGSNGSGYRLAEMMGHKSTELRPALVQLKTEKDPVKGLHGIKVNAKITAYYKGKELNSSEGELLFTDYGISGPVVFNLSYLTALYDNLIFRADLMPDYNICDIEKMLTVRKENLSHLTMEDFLVGMINKKLGQLLLKRSGIEKLSLSVEKLSDERITKIAFLIKNYDIKIQETTGFRNAQVTAGGVKTEGVNPKTMESKKVKNLYFAGEVLDIFGDCGGYNLQWAWASGYLAGKSAAGK, from the coding sequence ATGTACACAGAAGCAGCAGTTATAGGCGGAGGCGCGGCAGGATTCATGGCTGCGGTTACAGCTAAGGCAAATGGTTTGGATATTATTATTATGGAAAGAAAAGACAGAGTTTTGAAAAAAGTTTTGGCAACAGGAAACGGAAGATGCAATTATACGAATATCAATGCCGGTATTTCTAATTATTACGGGGAAGACAGAGAATTCGCAAGGGATGTGCTGGAAATATTCGGTCCTGAAAATGCAGTGGATTTTTTTGAGAAACTTGGTATAGTACATAAAATAGAAGAAAACGGAAAAGTATATCCTTACAGCGGACAGGCTTCAGCTGTGGTAGATGCACTCAGATTTGAAACACAGAGACTGGAAATACCAATTTATACTAATTTTGATGTTTCCAGAATAAAATATGAAAATTCATTGTTTAAAATTTTTTCAAATGACGGAAACAAAATAATAACATGCAAAAAACTCATTATAGCAGCAGGAGGATGTTCTTATCCCGAGCTTGGGTCAAATGGGAGCGGGTACAGGCTTGCTGAAATGATGGGGCATAAGTCAACAGAACTTAGGCCTGCACTTGTACAGCTGAAAACAGAAAAAGATCCTGTAAAGGGTCTGCACGGAATAAAAGTAAATGCAAAAATTACGGCGTATTATAAAGGAAAAGAGCTGAATTCCTCTGAAGGAGAACTTTTGTTTACTGATTACGGCATATCAGGTCCGGTAGTTTTTAATCTGTCATATTTAACAGCTTTATATGACAATCTTATATTCAGGGCTGACTTAATGCCCGATTATAATATCTGTGATATAGAGAAGATGCTTACTGTAAGAAAAGAAAATCTGAGTCATCTGACAATGGAGGACTTTTTAGTGGGTATGATAAATAAAAAGTTGGGACAGCTTTTGCTGAAACGATCGGGAATAGAAAAGCTTTCTCTCTCTGTAGAAAAACTTTCTGATGAAAGAATTACCAAAATTGCATTTTTGATAAAAAATTATGATATAAAAATTCAGGAAACGACAGGTTTCAGGAATGCTCAGGTAACAGCAGGAGGAGTAAAAACAGAGGGAGTAAATCCCAAGACTATGGAATCAAAGAAAGTGAAAAATTTATATTTTGCCGGAGAGGTGCTTGATATTTTTGGCGACTGCGGAGGATATAATCTTCAATGGGCATGGGCTTCGGGCTATCTTGCGGGAAAAAGTGCCGCCGGAAAATAA
- a CDS encoding Cof-type HAD-IIB family hydrolase, producing MTKAIFFDIDGTLVSFKTHQIPKETIHALHELRKKDIKLFIATGRHHSMITLDNVFQFDGYVTLNGQYCYNNKEIIYKQSIKKEDIEIIAEQTSKNLYACYFIKENEVFTNMVNDQVKWFASELNTKIPEVCNPAVETAKNDIYQLTAFVDKKQEDMLLNSTNHIDATRWHDKFIDVTPKGGSKSVGIEAILKYYNIPLEETMAFGDGENDVTMLKHVKTGVAMGNASDFVKGSADYVTSHIDDNGLVKALEHFKIL from the coding sequence ATGACTAAAGCAATTTTTTTTGATATTGACGGAACACTTGTCAGTTTCAAAACACATCAGATACCAAAGGAAACAATTCACGCATTACACGAGCTGAGAAAAAAAGATATTAAGCTGTTTATAGCGACAGGACGTCATCATTCTATGATTACACTTGATAATGTCTTTCAATTCGACGGCTATGTTACTTTAAACGGTCAATATTGCTATAATAACAAAGAAATTATCTATAAGCAGTCTATAAAAAAAGAAGATATTGAAATAATAGCTGAGCAGACGAGCAAAAATCTATATGCATGTTACTTTATCAAAGAAAATGAAGTTTTCACTAATATGGTAAATGATCAGGTAAAATGGTTCGCAAGTGAACTTAATACAAAAATACCCGAAGTTTGTAATCCGGCTGTGGAAACTGCGAAAAATGACATTTATCAGCTCACTGCTTTCGTCGACAAGAAACAGGAGGATATGCTGCTAAACAGTACTAATCATATAGATGCTACAAGATGGCATGATAAATTTATAGATGTCACTCCCAAAGGAGGAAGTAAAAGTGTAGGAATAGAAGCTATACTAAAATATTATAATATTCCTCTTGAAGAAACTATGGCATTCGGTGACGGGGAAAATGACGTAACAATGCTTAAGCACGTGAAAACAGGAGTTGCTATGGGAAATGCAAGCGATTTTGTAAAAGGATCTGCTGATTATGTTACTTCTCACATTGATGACAACGGTCTGGTAAAAGCTCTTGAACATTTTAAAATTTTATAA
- a CDS encoding YwbE family protein → MNGQNRKDIKIGALVDIVLKKDQRTGKLTRGHVKKILTNSQFHPHGIKVMLEEEDQVGRVQIIAE, encoded by the coding sequence ATGAACGGTCAAAATAGAAAAGATATAAAAATAGGAGCTTTGGTAGATATAGTCCTGAAAAAAGATCAGCGTACAGGAAAGCTTACACGGGGACATGTGAAAAAAATTCTGACAAACAGTCAGTTTCACCCTCACGGAATAAAAGTAATGCTGGAAGAAGAAGATCAGGTTGGTCGTGTGCAGATAATCGCAGAATAA
- a CDS encoding NAD(P)/FAD-dependent oxidoreductase, which yields MLRINNIKIPVKHSKEDVLKQAAEILGVRTDEIKEFKITGQSIDARNKSNIIYVYSVDIMIPDEDRFLENKNVKKTETFIYKTEKLSNIPEKRPVVAGSGPAGIFAALILAEAGLKPVILERGKNVDERKKDVYDFFKTGILNTESNVQFGEGGAGTFSDGKLTTNTHNIRIKKVINEFIEAGGGEELDYMSKPHVGTDRLIGILRNIRKKIEGLGGEYRFQNKLTSINHSDGRLQGIKVAGPGGEYLMETDYLILAVGHSARDTFYMLNEKKIEMQQKPFSVGVRIEHKQDMINKSQYGKLADELPPAEYKINVKSSNGRGVYTFCMCPGGVVVPAASEDGFLAVNGMSYYKRNKENANSAVLVNVYPEDFRGDDVLAGVEFQRRLEKKAFELGGGKYKAPVQLVGDFLKNKKSEKLGNVIPSYSIGYKLSNLNDCFPKFIAESLKEGIREMDKKIRGFAGFDSVITAVESRSSSPVRILRDEKMFSSIKGLIPCGEGAGHAGGIISAAVDGIKCAEALNNIIKEQQ from the coding sequence ATGTTGAGAATAAATAATATAAAAATACCTGTAAAACACTCTAAAGAAGATGTATTAAAGCAAGCAGCGGAAATACTGGGAGTAAGAACAGACGAAATAAAGGAATTCAAAATAACGGGACAGTCAATAGATGCAAGAAATAAGAGTAATATTATATATGTGTATTCTGTGGACATAATGATTCCTGATGAAGACAGATTTTTAGAAAATAAAAATGTAAAAAAAACAGAGACTTTCATATATAAAACTGAAAAACTATCAAATATACCTGAAAAAAGGCCTGTAGTAGCAGGAAGCGGTCCTGCGGGAATATTTGCCGCGCTTATTCTGGCAGAAGCGGGACTGAAACCGGTTATACTTGAAAGAGGAAAAAATGTAGATGAAAGAAAAAAAGATGTCTATGACTTTTTTAAAACAGGTATTTTGAATACTGAATCAAATGTACAGTTTGGTGAAGGAGGAGCCGGAACATTTTCGGACGGGAAACTTACTACAAATACTCATAATATCAGAATAAAAAAAGTGATAAATGAATTTATCGAAGCAGGCGGGGGAGAAGAACTTGATTATATGTCTAAGCCTCATGTGGGAACGGACAGATTAATAGGAATACTTAGAAATATAAGGAAAAAAATAGAAGGTCTCGGCGGAGAATACAGATTCCAGAATAAGCTTACTTCTATAAATCATTCGGACGGCAGACTTCAGGGGATAAAAGTCGCAGGACCGGGCGGAGAGTATCTGATGGAAACGGATTATCTTATTCTTGCAGTAGGACACAGCGCACGGGATACTTTTTATATGCTTAATGAGAAAAAAATAGAAATGCAGCAAAAGCCGTTTTCTGTGGGCGTAAGAATAGAGCATAAACAGGATATGATAAATAAAAGCCAGTATGGAAAACTTGCAGACGAGCTTCCGCCGGCAGAATATAAAATAAATGTAAAATCATCAAACGGAAGAGGTGTTTATACCTTCTGTATGTGTCCAGGCGGAGTGGTAGTTCCGGCAGCGAGTGAAGACGGCTTTCTTGCGGTAAACGGAATGAGCTATTATAAAAGAAACAAAGAAAATGCCAATTCAGCAGTGCTTGTAAATGTATATCCTGAAGATTTCCGGGGTGATGACGTACTTGCAGGAGTAGAATTCCAAAGAAGGCTTGAAAAAAAAGCTTTTGAGCTCGGGGGCGGTAAATATAAAGCACCTGTACAGCTTGTAGGTGATTTTTTGAAAAATAAAAAATCTGAAAAACTTGGAAATGTTATTCCAAGCTACAGTATAGGATATAAACTAAGCAACCTGAATGACTGTTTTCCAAAATTTATAGCAGAGTCACTTAAAGAAGGAATACGGGAAATGGATAAAAAAATAAGGGGCTTTGCCGGCTTTGATTCTGTAATCACGGCTGTAGAAAGCCGAAGTTCCTCACCTGTGAGAATATTGCGCGATGAGAAAATGTTTTCCAGTATAAAAGGTCTGATTCCGTGCGGAGAAGGTGCCGGTCATGCTGGCGGTATTATTTCTGCTGCAGTAGACGGAATAAAATGTGCTGAAGCCTTGAATAATATAATAAAGGAACAGCAGTAA
- a CDS encoding glycyl radical protein, whose amino-acid sequence MKTYELKSERVARLREEALAKEPGVCVERARYLTKAYKENEEKSKYIKRALAVKEVLENMSIYIKDGELIVGNQSSDVRTAPLFPEYAVEWIIEELNEKGNFDHRDGDKFHLPEEHKKEVLEICEYWQGKTLREKCYAQMPEELQKASQVKAVHGEGNMTSGDGHIVPDFEKALKVGLRGIINEAVEARDKVDITVFGGYDKRDFLDSIVILNEAVIDFAHRFSSLASEFAEKETDEKRKKELLTIAENCKNVPENSPKTFWEAVQLIWFIHLVIQIESNGHSASLGRTDQYLYEFYKKDVITDKTMDREFAKELLQCLWVKLYTVIKVRPTSHSGYGAGYPTYQNVTIGGSNYDGSDACNELTYLILESVAENKMTQPNLAVRFHSNSPEKFIRESASVAATGYGMPAMHTDEIIIPALLNKGVEFKDAYNYTMVGCVEVAVPGKWGYRCTGMTFLNFIKIVELVINDGHDPRTGMTLYQGNGTLLDFESFDDLWKSWEKNIAYYTRLSVALDVLADTHLEELPDILCSSLIDSCIERGKTAKEGGAKYDIIAGLQVGLSNAANAMYALKKTVFEDKVLTKEEVFEALKNNFEGIDGERVRNILLNVPKYGNDIDEIDRFTVKTYEPYIEEIAKYKNTRYGRGPINGGYGLSTSGISSNVPMGTVTGATPDGRYAYTPAAEGASPTQGTDVKGPTAVLNSIVKLPTLLITGGQLLNQKYSPDLIKSEDQFEKFVGIIKTFINLKGWHIQFNIISRDTLQAAKEDPEKYRDIVVRVAGYCAQFVTLDPITQEDIIARTEQVM is encoded by the coding sequence ATGAAAACTTATGAATTGAAAAGTGAGAGAGTGGCAAGATTAAGGGAAGAAGCACTTGCTAAAGAGCCGGGAGTATGTGTAGAGAGAGCAAGATACCTTACGAAAGCATATAAAGAAAATGAAGAAAAATCAAAATATATAAAAAGAGCTTTGGCAGTGAAAGAAGTTCTGGAAAATATGAGTATTTACATAAAAGACGGGGAGCTCATAGTAGGGAACCAGTCCTCTGATGTGAGAACAGCGCCTTTATTTCCTGAATATGCTGTAGAATGGATAATTGAAGAGCTGAATGAAAAAGGAAACTTTGACCACAGAGACGGGGATAAATTTCATCTTCCCGAGGAGCATAAAAAAGAAGTTTTGGAAATTTGCGAATACTGGCAGGGGAAAACATTAAGAGAAAAATGTTATGCACAGATGCCTGAAGAACTACAGAAAGCTTCACAGGTAAAAGCAGTGCACGGAGAAGGGAATATGACATCAGGAGACGGACATATAGTACCGGATTTTGAAAAAGCATTAAAGGTGGGATTAAGAGGGATAATAAATGAAGCTGTCGAGGCAAGAGACAAAGTAGATATTACAGTATTCGGAGGATATGATAAAAGAGATTTTTTGGATTCCATTGTTATTCTTAACGAAGCAGTTATAGATTTTGCACACAGATTTTCAAGTCTTGCTTCTGAATTTGCAGAAAAAGAAACAGATGAAAAAAGAAAAAAGGAGCTTTTGACTATAGCAGAAAACTGTAAAAATGTTCCTGAAAATTCACCGAAAACTTTTTGGGAAGCAGTACAGCTTATATGGTTTATCCATTTGGTAATACAGATAGAAAGTAACGGACATTCAGCATCTCTTGGAAGAACAGACCAGTATTTATACGAGTTTTATAAAAAGGATGTTATAACTGATAAAACTATGGACAGAGAGTTTGCAAAGGAGCTGCTGCAATGTCTGTGGGTAAAGCTCTATACAGTGATTAAGGTAAGACCTACTTCACATTCGGGTTACGGGGCAGGATATCCTACATATCAGAACGTAACAATAGGAGGATCTAATTACGACGGAAGTGATGCGTGCAATGAGCTGACTTATCTGATTTTAGAAAGTGTGGCAGAAAATAAAATGACACAGCCTAATCTGGCAGTCAGATTTCATTCCAATTCACCGGAAAAATTCATCAGAGAAAGTGCAAGTGTGGCAGCTACAGGTTATGGAATGCCGGCTATGCATACAGATGAAATAATTATTCCTGCATTATTAAACAAAGGCGTAGAATTCAAGGATGCTTATAATTACACTATGGTAGGATGTGTGGAAGTAGCTGTTCCGGGAAAATGGGGTTACAGATGTACTGGAATGACTTTTCTGAATTTTATCAAAATAGTGGAGTTAGTAATAAATGACGGTCATGATCCGAGAACAGGAATGACTTTATATCAGGGTAACGGAACATTGCTTGATTTTGAAAGCTTTGATGATTTATGGAAATCATGGGAAAAAAATATTGCATATTATACAAGATTAAGTGTTGCTCTTGATGTACTTGCCGATACGCATCTTGAAGAGCTTCCCGATATACTATGTTCAAGTCTGATAGACAGCTGTATAGAAAGAGGAAAAACAGCGAAAGAAGGCGGAGCTAAATATGATATTATCGCCGGTCTCCAGGTAGGGCTATCTAATGCTGCAAATGCAATGTATGCTTTGAAAAAAACGGTTTTTGAAGATAAGGTTCTTACTAAGGAAGAAGTTTTTGAGGCATTAAAAAATAATTTTGAGGGCATAGACGGAGAAAGAGTAAGAAATATCCTGCTGAATGTACCTAAATACGGAAATGACATAGATGAAATAGACAGATTTACAGTAAAAACATACGAGCCTTATATCGAAGAGATTGCAAAGTATAAGAATACAAGATATGGAAGAGGGCCGATAAACGGAGGCTACGGTCTGTCTACCTCTGGAATTTCTTCTAATGTGCCTATGGGAACTGTAACAGGTGCTACACCTGACGGAAGATATGCTTATACACCTGCTGCCGAAGGAGCCTCTCCTACACAGGGAACAGATGTAAAAGGGCCTACAGCAGTGCTGAATTCAATAGTAAAGCTTCCGACACTTCTGATAACAGGCGGTCAGCTTCTAAATCAAAAATATTCTCCTGATTTGATAAAATCAGAGGATCAGTTTGAAAAATTTGTGGGAATTATAAAGACATTTATAAATCTGAAAGGATGGCATATACAGTTTAATATAATTTCGCGAGATACACTTCAGGCGGCAAAGGAAGATCCGGAAAAATACAGAGATATAGTAGTAAGAGTGGCAGGATACTGTGCACAGTTTGTGACACTGGATCCTATTACACAAGAGGATATAATAGCAAGAACAGAACAGGTAATGTAA